The Mobula birostris isolate sMobBir1 chromosome 14, sMobBir1.hap1, whole genome shotgun sequence genome includes a region encoding these proteins:
- the ankrd34c gene encoding ankyrin repeat domain-containing protein 34C codes for MDDATELRTDGNSLLKAVWLGRLRLTRLLLEGGAYINESNERGETALMVACMTRHVDQQSVSKAKMVKYLLENQADPNIQDKSGKTALMHACIERAGEEAVSLLLTNGADPSLEDHSGASALVYAINTDDKEVLKCLLNACKAKGKEVIIITTDKSPSGTKTTKQYLNVPPSPELEERHIPLCMSPSDIELKTSLTPSPTNEQEDEKSFNFQVISHQTTSYTSKSHNDLGSPTRKANPKRIGTRLPQLKRLQSEPWGLVAPSVLAASAYQEESKRVSPDDEIMQGINGLTLPKRTTLSRTNSIESKDPSTFPFVGDSTSRTPSTSAPVSRKQSYEKNQAQHQPLARRSTLPSEQDSVSSFASTGQVSLRDTVHRRRLGNDHYDSDSQLYSDSVTNPFDTVKVTFERKKHNTSPLTLLNSSRESLDSISSTSPGSVRRRPPGLLERRGSGTLLLDHISHTRPGHLPPLNVNPNPPIPDIGCNSKPSSPLTMCLKSVVPMAPSSPKRNDMKAKKKLVRRHSMQVEQMKQLSDFEELNT; via the coding sequence ATGGATGATGCCACTGAACTGCGGACTGATGGGAATTCCCTGCTAAAGGCTGTCTGGTTGGGAAGGTTGAGGTTAACCAGACTTCTGTTAGAAGGTGGAGCATATATCAACGAGAGCAATGAAAGGGGTGAGACTGCCCTCATGGTGGCTTGCATGACCAGGCATGTTGACCAGCAGAGTGTCAGCAAAGCCAAGATGGTCAAATATCTGCTGGAAAATCAAGCAGACCCAAACATTCAAGATAAGTCTGGTAAAACAGCGCTAATGCATGCCTGCATTgagagggctggagaggaagctgTGTCCCTGCTGCTGACCAATGGAGCTGATCCAAGTTTGGAGGATCATTCAGGGGCATCAGCCCTGGTTTATGCCATCAACACAGATGACAAAGAGGTCCTTAAATGTCTGCTGAATGCCTGCAAAGCCAAAGGGAAAGAAGTCATAATAATAACTACTGATAAATCTCCTTCTGGTACTAAAACAACAAAGCAGTATCTAAATGTTCCACCATCTCCAGAGTTGGAAGAGAGACATATACCACTGTGTATGTCCCCATCTGATATTGAGCTCAAGACATCTTTGACTCCATCGCCTACCAATGAGCAGGAAGATGAGAAATCCTTTAACTTCCAAGTAATCTCACATCAGACTACAAGTTACACCAGCAAATCGCACAATGATCTGGGCTCCCCCACCAGAAAAGCCAATCCGAAGAGAATCGGGACACGGCTGCCACAGTTaaagaggcttcagtcagagccCTGGGGTTTGGTTGCTCCATCTGTCTTAGCAGCTTCCGCTTACCAGGAGGAGAGCAAAAGAGTTAGCCCAGATGATGAGATCATGCAGGGTATCAATGGGTTGACCCTGCCCAAGCGAACCACATTGTCCAGGACCAACAGCATAGAGAGTAAAGACCCGTCTACATTCCCGTTTGTCGGTGACTCGACTTCTAGGACTCCTTCCACATCGGCGCCAGTTTCCCGGAAGCAGTCCTACGAGAAGAACCAAGCTCAGCACCAGCCTTTAGCTCGAAGAAGCACCTTGCCTTCTGAGCAAGACAGTGTCAGCAGCTTTGCTTCAACTGGCCAAGTGAGCTTGCGGGACACTGTCCACCGCAGAAGACTGGGCAATGACCACTATGATTCAGACTCCCAGCTTTATTCAGATTCAGTTACCAATCCATTTGATACAGTAAAAGTCACTTTTGAAAGAAAGAAACACAACACCTCTCCTTTGACCTTGTTGAACAGTTCCCGTGAGTCTTTAGACAGCATCTCCAGCACATCACCTGGATCTGTTCGCCGCAGGCCCCCAGGTCTTCTTGAAAGAAGAGGCTCTGGGACACTTCTTCTGGATCACATCTCTCACACAAGGCCAGGACATCTGCCCCCACTGAACGTCAATCCCAACCCACCCATCCCTGACATTGGGTGCAACAGCAAGCCTTCATCCCCGCTGACCATGTGCTTGAAGTCCGTGGTTCCCATGGCACCATCTTCACCAAAGCGAAATGACATGAAAGCCAAGAAGAAGCTGGTGAGAAGACATTCGATGCAGGTGGAACAAATGAAGCAGCTGTCTGACTTTGAGGAGCTGAACACTTAG